The DNA sequence GTATTTTCCAAactcaaaaacaataaattggAGCATAGCTGTTGGTGAACGAGCATTTTGAATTGTGATCAAGGTTTAATGAACCCAGGAAACCTGAAGATTTTTCACAACCTCATTTGGAACCGTACTATGCAGAAGATAATATTCGAATAAAACAGTTGCTCTACAAAATATGTGTTTAAATAtacttcaataaatatcttaatatCTTTTCAGCATTAGCCGATATATTGTCttgaagtggtggtagagcagCTATATTGGGACTTAGGAATGTTAAAGTACCTCGAAGAAGGCCTTACATAGTTATAATACTAATAAAGGATAGATTAAATTATGATCCCTTTATCAACAGCTTGTGAACCATATAGATTATTGAATCAAACAAAAAGTAGTTAAGTATGGCCAGTCAATATCAACACATACATATAAAgacaaacatcatcatcatcatcatttcagccacaggacgtccactgctgaacataggcctccctctatgacttccacatcacacggttggtagcggcctgcatccagcgccttcctactacctttatcaggtcatcggtccaccttgtgggcggATGCCCTACGCTGCGTTTCCCggtacgtggcttccactcTAGAACACCCTTTTCATAACCATCATTTAATATTGATATTTAAAATCTCTAGTAATAAGTAATTCCCATAATCTctagtaataatttaatattaattctcaaatttaattttagtgtccccagaaaaatatagttttaaacgattctgaaacgtcaagtggcaaaaatcaaaaacaaaatgttttattattgtatgtatgtttgaatattttattatcaatactgggttgcagtattgataataaaatattaaaacatttatgtAGGTTGTCCAAGGTGGCAAAAATTGGAACTAACAACTCAGTATTGATAGACCTAGGAGCCCTCCTGACAATGTTTTAGCTGGACTCAGTGTTGGACATCATAAACTATGATCCCATTCGTCAGTCACGTTAAGCCGGATCGATTGAATTATGTCAGACACAACTCTTATCtaaagaccacctgcttcaggcgcagaggtcccgggttcgattcccagtgggggcagatttttctgttcggtttggttggtggtagggcttgttttaagtccgcctggctagctaccatcatcttacctaagtctgtcgccataacaacaatgttaacagcattgttgtgttccggcagttagaggctATCttaatagccagttcctccgtggttgagggtgaagctcgcttgcaccttcggcctgatcatcacttaccatcaggtgagatacaggctaagagcttcctcgttgtgaattaaaaaaaagacaacTCTTATCTAAAGAGTTTAAAGATTTATGACAGCTTTTTATCATAACTATATTGAATAGTTTTCCCTAAttacatagtaggtacatacgCACAATTAGTATAAACTGGAACTAACATAACTCTATTACACGGTTTTGCAAATAAGGTTAAAATCATTACCTGAACCAAATGCATaacaataatttttaattcGCATCACGAATAGCACAATGAACTGCAATTTATTTGTATTCTGCATTAAATGTACTTCTATATAAGTCAATGAGCAAGTTTTGAAATTCAGATTCAAAGGAATTCTAAAGAGTGTAGCAACAATCTGTATCAACCATGCATGCTCCCATACCCCTGCTTCTACTGGCGCTGCCACTGGCATATGGATCGATTGTATTTGAGTTTGGAAACAAGGACGACCCTCATAGTAAACCTATAGGAAATATCCATGGTGAAATTGGATCCTTAGAAAAAGTCCGAGTAGAAAAATTGGAAGTAAGTGattaaaagttacatttttaagTTCTTCAATGTAGGTTTTACAAAAATGAAAGTCAGTAAGTATGTGTATTGCTAATTACTGATATATCAAATTGTTAATAATCTTATTCTCTTTACAATTTCAGGTGCCGCGATGCTATAAAGTGCAGTATGTGCAAGTTGTAGTCGAAAATAAGCGGTCAATCCCGACTGTTGAATATgacgaagtaaaaaaatatgtatggaTTGTATACCACCTGATTTCAGACAGCCGCTCCAGTTATGAGATTATCGTTAAGGGAGTTCGCTTGCTTGGATGCGACGTCTTGCTACCGGTTGTGCACAAAAATCACGATTATCCTTCAGGGGCGTCAGGGGCTGCAGGCCATGAGGTTGTTCAAGTGACTCCGGTTCGCAGACATTACCAAGGTAGTTATGATCCTTATAACGCCTCACGCCGTGTTTTCCATACTCGGAACCAAGAAAAGCCTGGAGTATTAGCTGTTGGTGGATCAGATTCTTCTGAAAGCTCtgattcttaattatttttgaatttggaTCAACATTAAAATTTGATAAACCAAGGGAACCTGAAGATTTTTAACAACCCCATTTGGAATTTAACTTTGCAGAAAATAGTTCATATTCTATTAAAACCGTTGctctacaaaataattatgtgtttgAATATTTCATATAGAACAAGTCTAATACACCTTCTTCTAAGCACCAGCCGAAATGttatcccgaagtggtggtagtaGGGCAGGCTATATCGGgtcgtgtataagtgccctaagGCATACATgcctacaaattaaaaataaagaatcaTTCTCAACATAAACTATACTATTAGATTACATAAGAATTAACATTTTATATAAACGTATTAATTATTGCCTTCTTAGTCAAATTAGCACAAATTAAACCTAACGGAaccaaataataaaaacttacacCAACGATCGCCTAAATATAActgttaaataaacattaaaatgcCTTAATTTACACGTAGTACACGTAccttaactttttttaatgtgatacattttttaattggaGAACACGAAAGTACATAGTGGTACATACCTACTCAACTTTCGCAATCCAATCTTACTTATTGCTATAACCCTGATCGGTCAATGATGTGGCTTATTCTAAAGCCAGAGCAGCGCAATGAACTCAGTAAAgtaatttttttcttcaaaattttagaaaattatgaacttatttttgtaattacagACAGTTTTGATTCAACACAAAATAGATATCTAAGGATTCATCCAATTCAATGGCAcactttcaataaaaaaattataatctgATGTGATGATTCGTTCTTGTTATTTTCCTTGTTCTTTTTGTTATTCTattctgagatttttcttgagTTTACTTTTCTTCTAGAGTTGATACTTACAAGAAAATTCTATTCTcatttacattatgtacttacataagtatatcAGCGATTTACGTCAAAACAAACATGGACTGATGGAACTATCGGCTTTATTATGGTAATGGAGATAAATCAAAGTTGATTTACAGTTctagttttaataataagaaACGATGTTACGGTGTATTACACTTTAATACTATATAAGGGACCTATAACATCAGATTCCGATAGTCCTTCACAATGTATACTCGAACGATATTAGTAGTTTTCATAGCCATAATTTCCATAACCAATGCTAAAAAACATGTTTGGGAGTTTTTAGAAAAATATCCTTTTTTTCCCACCATAGACGAAGCTACCGGTGAAATAGGTTTTTTCGAAAaacagaaaaatattatattgaagGTAAGTTTGTATAATGaatgacatttataaatttATAAATTACCTAGGTATACTacttttataaattaatgttaaactagctgtgcccgcaacTTTTTCTTTACTGTTTCGACTATATTGGTTGTATTGTAGGgtaatctaaatataataatatgtcagccgtttggtgtagtggttcgaaacggactactattccggaggtagcgggttcgatgcgggtgcatgaacatatttgtttgtaggtattggactgggtgttttctatgtataataagtatgtatttacactTAAACAaacttcataatattagtaagtatgaCAAGAATTCGCCTTTATGACCACAACCAATTCAAATCCATAAATGAACTGTCTTCATCTAAGTTTCTCCTCCGGAGATCCAGGGTAAAATTTTCGAGTATGACACAAACTGAacaaaaaactgtaaaattaGGTGACTTCAATCTCGTTCCCAGATTCGAACCGCCCCATTGAAGCGTCATTAGaggaaaagaaaaacatttaaataataactgATGTTTCAAggttaaaaatctaaaaaataagCTCTTTGCACAATTTGCATTGCATCAAACAGCCGTTTGCCGTTATAAACGTAGCCACGTTATACTAGTAGCTCACTTTCTGTATTATTCGACTCAGTTGCAATCCCATTTCAGGTCCCTAGATGCCAGACAGTTAGATACGTGCTTGTTATGGTTGACAACTCTGTCGCCAAACCGAAGGTGGACTATGACAGTGACACAAAGATAGTGTCCATCAAATACGGGCCATTTCAGTACAGCAAATCGACCTACCAAGTGCTCGCTACAGGATCGGGCACACCTGGCTGCGACGCTCCTCTTCCTCCTGCTCCAAACCCAAACCCATTTGATATTATTGTCGGCCCTGTACCCCAGCCTTATCCCGTGCCCTATCCATGTCCCAACATATTCCCGTGTCCCAACGTATTCCCTAGTCCCAACGTAATACCGTTTCCCGACGTTTACCCGAGTCCCAGCGTAAACCCGGTTCATGGCGTTTACCCGAGTCCCAGCGTAAACCCGGTTCATGGCGTTTACCCGAGTCCCAGCGTAAACCCGGTTCATGGCGTTTACCCGAGTCCCAAAGTATACCCGAGTCCTGACGTTTACCCGAGTCCCAATGGATACCCGAGTCCCAGCGTAGTTCCGGTTCCCGACGTTTACCCTTCTGGACCTGTAATTTCTCCAAATCCCTCCGTAGCGCCAAGTCCTTTGGTGTCGCCAAGttacttcatacaaaattaataaatattttatgaatacctaagtatttcaattactttttaacgtCATAGTCTTAATTTTCAGAGATAGAGCATAGCGCATCGGATGCTTTCAAAATCTTTTTTTATCGTTATCTGTTAAGGGGAGGAGGAGAGTTGTACAAATGAGGTGAGTTGTTGTAACAAACTCAATATCTCTGAAATAGGTTACAGTTTATAGAGCTAGCAACTTTGCGAATTCATTGCTCTTTAACCGACGTCATTAAGCTTCGGTCTCGAGATCGCAACGCACAACGCTTCGGTATGCGGAGGCGGACACATAAtcgtatgaaaaataattaacgATTTACATAACTTatattatcaatgaaaattacGCAAGTAATGACTAAAATCTGGGTGACAATcatggaaaaaaaaatctattaagaTTGATGATATCTTAGAAAATATGGGTTTAGGAACACATGTTCTTAAGACATTTAACAGGTTATGAACAACCCTACAATTTCCGGAAGTAAAGTCAAAAGGAGCACGTTGTATGCGAAAATTTGCAAAATTACGGGCGTTTTGATTACATCCAAATAAAGTCGATTACTGTCCATAACTCCAAGTCCTAACCCCAAAACCTTTTCTTCACTTGTTTTGTTTTACaagattaaaattaattcattggtCACATGTCACATGCACCTCAATAgatgaagaaattaaaattgaatttagAGTGAGGTGGGGTAAGTCAAaacatatttaatatttttagtttttacttcaTAAAAATAGTGCTTTTTTGTGTGGATGTGGAGTGCAAAGTTAAGTTATTATCATCAAAAACTATTCCAAGGCAATAAGTATAATAAAAGAGAATCAAAACAAAATAGGTAGATCTTAATACGTGTCAAAGCTCCTCAACCTCATACTGTTTCGATTAGAAACTACAAAAAAGGGGTTAATTCTAGGGTGGAAAgattgattttttaaataatgatgtTTTAAATTGCTTCAACGATATATCAAACCTGTAGcacaaaatataaagaaaagaGGTGAGAGTTGTATCGCAATAAAAGGTAAGTTACTGTTTTACCTACATAAGGTGGGTACtaactacctacatacttattatagcTGTAAAACATTTTTGCCGATAGCAGTTTTACCCAACTTCATCTTACATGATGATTAGTTACGTAATGAGTACACAATATTAGCTATGTAGTATACAGTAATCTACTTTATTAACCACCAGTCATTATTTAAATTGCGATTTACTTCATAATTTGTCCGAACGGGTTCTTGTGCGCGCGTTATGTTCATTTTCTGGCTACTTTGTTTGGTGTGCAGCCATATTGGATTAACCGCATGCGTATCTTCAAAAACCAATGACGTATTTGAAtttggtataatttttaattaaatcatttcatactaatggttaaatgaatggaaaagaaaacattccttcaaAAAGTTTTCAAATAAGTAATTGTTTATTTAGGTAATAATTTGATGCTTTCCTGTTTGATATTTTAGGTGTCGACAAAGGAAGGGTTTCATTCAATGTGGTCGGTAATATCGGCTTGttcgaaaaaattacaaaaatacctATTGAGGTGAGTTAatctattgttttaaactttcatggtcactaacttTCATCCTATTAATTCGCAGACCTTGATCAAACTCTTTATGACCTATAGTCATGTTATAGCATCTTCACAGTTCTGGTTACCCTTTAGTACTACGAAGAATAAGTGTAGGCTGACGGGCTGTGCtgtacctcatcatcatcatcatcattttagccacaggacgtccactgttgaacattgGCCTTTGacacatcgcacggttgataGCGACCTGTATCTAGCGCCTCCCTGCCTTTATCTTTACTGTACTGTACCTCAGTGGCTCAGTCCTGTCTAATATAAATCTTTATCAGGTACCATACTGCATGAAGCTGACCTACGTGCGAGTAGAGGTGGACAACAGCCTGGGCCCGCCGGTTGTGTCGCTAGACTACGGCCTGCAAATGGTCACCATCAAGTATCGCCCGCTCCAGCACAGCAAGTCTACGTACTCGGTCACCGCCAAAACACTGCCGATGAAGAAATGCGACCTTGTCGACGACAGTAatggttattaaaaatatgcaTCATCGTATACTTTTGCACATTTATTGACCCCTTAAACCtaaggaaataaacatgattACTGATTAATAGACTCCAAAATACCCATTGTTCACGTAATATCTAACTCTAGAAAATAAATCAGTTatgttcaaagtcaaagtcaaaatttctttatttttttagactaataaatagttcttacaaatcgtcattttgttCGTTGATAGGTATAGAGATTAGAGACCAAGGCAGTAACTTCATGTGTAGTTGGATATTATGAGACTATAAACCAATGATCTCATCCCTTTGTCTAATTGTTGTTTAATTAGGAATTATGAAGTTTCTATCGATAGTGACCGAATAAGGGAACAGCAAATCTTAGTTATCAGTCTTGATCcgccttattaaaataattagaacAAAACAGCATGTAAGATTATACGCTCAGTTGCTACATAAATAAGTCAACTTTACAGTATGATTTAGGGTGAGATGGGGTAACATAGGATGCTTGGCCTATTCGTGAACATTTTTCTCGTTATTTCAAGTAAGTTAGAAGGTATCGTAGTATCCCATTGAAATGTTTACAAAAGAGAACGctactttttgtaaaaaaaaatactatttcatGCATGAAGAAATAGTATTAACGTTTAATTAGGCTCTACAAGTCTGGTTACACGTCCTACCCCACCTcactttacatatttttaaacaaccttatgaaaattatttttcttcttagTCCAATCAGTGCCAATAGTTAAAAAATTACGCGCGTTATGTCGATTTTCTGGTTATTATGTTTGGTGTGCAGCCATATTGGACTCACCGTGTGCAAATCTGAGACAAATGATGTATTCGAATTTGgtatttcatttatattttttacatttttatgttaCTTTTCATGACCCAAACTTGTGTATTGCCTTTATTGCATTGATTTTGATATTTCAGGAGTTGACAAGGGAAGGGTCTCATTTAGTGAAGTCGGCAGTATTGgcctatttgaaaaaataaaaaaaataccgatTAAGGTTAGTAACATCTCTCAATCCTTTACTTTACTACTTTATCAGATCCATTCTTTCTTTGCCCACATCATACGCATACATTTATCTGCTTGATATTCCACCGATTTCCACCTCAGAAGCCCACATTGTTTGAACAGTTAGTAGAAGATATAAAACCTTAAGGTCAACGCACACAGAGGCGGGAAGCACGGGAAAGCGGTCATGATCCGGgacgatattttttgtaatgttctaatttatttatttatttgtttaacaatgtttaaaCAGCATTTAATTGTGCATAAATGTGCAGGAAGATAGTACTTGAACATaagccaattaaagaaacacattCTACTACTAGTTTGTATAAAATCAGTCATATAGAAAAGAAAGAAGACGCCTACTCCCGGCGCGATACGCGTCTAGCGCTTCGCGCTGGATCTCAATCGGATCGCTTTCCCCGCCCTTCCCAATTTTTGATATagggtatttaatttaaatatttttatgtataattaattctGCAATACAATGTCACTCTATGtaagggcccaaaagataaggaaacatgtaaagtgccccttaaTAGCTACTATtcaagtgccacttgtggtcaaaattgaataaatatttttgattttgattttttattttttgattatgTTATGTATTTCACGTTGTTTAGATACCGTACTGCATGAAGCTGACGTACGTACGCGTGGAGGTGGACAACTCTCTGGGCCCGCCCGTGGTGACGCTAGACTACGGCCTGCTGATGACCACGATCCGCTACCGCCCGCTGCAGCATAGCAGTTCGACCTACTCCGTCATCGCCAAGGCGGTGCCCATCAAGGACTGCGCCTCGCCCGAACCGGacgattattattaattaataaaccatGGCTGCTGAGGACTTGAGATTGGTCTATTGGTTTTATTATCGCAGACTTTTGACCGCAGCTTCGTCTAAATTTTCGGTCGGGCACAGAAAGACATTATCACGCGCGTACATTGAAAAACTGGGTAGACTATTTCTGTAGGATATTATTGTATAGGATAGTAGGATAGAGCATAGGATAAGATAATAAGAAGGATAGCAAGACTAGGATATGACGAGTAAGTAGGCACACATAATACGAGGCACTAATGTATTTCCATTGTGTTCCTTCTTCATGAGATACCGTAGTGCATGACTACGGCCTGCTGATGGTGACGGTCCAGTACCGCCCACTGCAGCATAGCAGTTCGACCTACTCCGTCATCGCCAAGGCGGTGCCCATCAAGGACTGCGCCTCGCCCGACCCGGacgattattattaattaataaaccatGGCTGCTGAGGACTTCAGATTGGTCTATTGGTTTTATTATCACAACTTTTGACCGCAGCTTCGTCTACGTAAATTTCGGTCTGGCACAGAAATACATTACGCGTTGTAACATTATTATCACGCGCGTGTCCTACACTAATCACATTGAAAAACTGTATAAAACTATCCTGTGCGTTTTTCTGAGTAGACTATTTCTGCAGGATATTATTTAGGATAGTAGGATAGAGCATAGGATAAGATAATAGGAAGGATAGCAAGACTAGGATAGGAGAAATAGGTAGGCACTCATAATACGAGGCACCAATGTATTTCCATTTTGTTCCTTCTTCATAAGATACCGTAGTGCATGACTACGGCCTGCTGATGGTCACGGTCCGCTAAACCCCTGCTACAGCACAGCAGCTCGACCTACTCCGTCATCGCCAAGGCGGCGCCCGTCAAGAACTGCGCCTCGCCCGACCCGGacgattattattaattaaataaataaacacggcTGGCGGCTGCTGTAAAACATGGACTTGAGATTGGTCTATTTTTTgttcctatcctatcctatcctacttaCCTAATTACTTAATATATAGCTGTGCCTTACGCGTTTAAACAACTAAATCGAGTTTGATTAGGTATAGTTTTGGTTAGAGGAAAAACAACTTACAACATAGGGTAGTAACTTAAAGACTTTCTGTGATAAACCGAAATTCATTCGGGTGGAGCCGCGGGCAGAAACTAAGTATAAAGTGAATTAAATCACTAGAAGAAAGTGATTTAAGTCATTCAATTTTCCCGTAgtaattttttaacaatttttcaacAATTACTTATAAAAGTATGAACAATGGTAGGTATAGTTGGTATAGCCTAATCATGCTGTCGGCCTTCCTTATGTGCATAAATAACCACCTTCGTGTTACCATAGTTAATTTTATGTGCGTACCTACTTGTTATAGTGTAcattaaattacgtaattataaaaaatgctaaatgcgttaaattaataatacaaactGGTCAAGTACGTGCGGCGATAACAGTCCCGTGGTGTggataataataatcatcatcattgccGAACAACAGAATGACCATTGCCGAAGGACATAACATAGAAAGAGGAACCACAGATCTTTCTCTATATTCTGTGCCTCCCTCCCCCAAGTCCCCCCATGAGTTCCACATCACACGGTTAATAGCAGCCTGCAACTGTGCAACTTAGAGCTTCCTTATGAGGCCTATTAGTGAAAGGTCACGTTTCAGAGCCATATTACAAGTAAATCAAGTCCAAATACTTAGACCAACTCAGAACGTAGGTTTTCAGTGAAACAGTGTTAAAAATCTACCCGCTTTAATAATGTCACTGTATCACTAATAGATAGAGTTGCCAAGTTGCATTAATTACTTTAGAAGAGAACCCTAAATTCCTTAATTTATGTAAACGATTTTCTTACCactctttttttaaatgactttTATTCAATCACTATTGATACAAGGCAATAGTGTGTTAGttaatattacaaaatcagtCATGTCTGGACTACGGCGTGGTACATTGGTTTTGAGGTTTTTGTCACTGTTGTGTTGTAATGTTGGAATGATATTGTGCGGAAAAATAACCACTGATGTATTCCATTTTCCCTTATGTCATGGCAAtttaaaaggtatttaataTCCTGAAAGGGTGTATTTAATGTTTTAACTCGTATAACCCAAAGTGGTAGCATGGTAGGTGGGCCATTCTTAAATTTGTgccaaaggacagtgccaatccatgtatggaagttggaccaagtgctgcccagaatgaaacgatagtgcattttgttcctcaggccaatactaatttgtaaaccgaagcgcactgaaatctatccctggagttaggagaaaaaaagatttttgttttgaattatttacatacaaaatatcatcgatgtatacgtactacgcataagatttcgcaaTTGTGGCATTCAATAACACTTGCTacgttgaacttaaccatactgcatccgtacatcttactttagtacgacttcgacattctttataagcgatcaagcgctgttgcagtagtttggttatttgacaaaaaataattatttccaaaatggagcaagaagttttagcttacaataacttcaataatcgattgtaatacaccaataaattgattttttgcaagtatagaaaactaaaacttcttgcttcattttggaaataatgaattttttcaacttaccaaacaattaaaacagtgCTAGATCGTTTACaaagaatgtctaaatcgcactaaagtaacgtgtacggatgcattatggttaagttcaacatagcgagtgttatttaatgccataaTCGCGAAATCtaatgcgtagtacgtatacatcgatgatattttgtatgtaaataattcaaaacaaaactctttttttctcttaactccagggatagaatTCAGTGCGCTtcagtttacacattagtataggcttgaggaacaaaatgcactataggttgattctgggcaacacttggtccagaccctggcactatcctttgttttcaaaattaaagttattttttttaaactttttgcgatgtgtatcgaaagtataaaccaaaagcatacttttgatgtatatggacaaccttaaagccctcggaaaggaaacaaaatagcctacgtaaacacggctgtgacactgcatgacacggatgtgacagttttacatttttactgtaaataataatatttatgttgttaaatttatatcataatagtttaaattgattaacaataaaatacactaaattcgtttcatcaacaaaggtgttatttggtaatatgtacttttttctgaacatccaaaaatttaattaaaattgagatcaaaaataccgtcaggtagttaataatctactagataataaaaaaaatagactttttattattggcactatctgatcatgcttccgatatgctacct is a window from the Ostrinia nubilalis chromosome 7, ilOstNubi1.1, whole genome shotgun sequence genome containing:
- the LOC135073550 gene encoding uncharacterized protein LOC135073550, with amino-acid sequence MSIFWLLCLVCSHIGLTVCKSETNDVFEFGVDKGRVSFSEVGSIGLFEKIKKIPIKIPYCMKLTYVRVEVDNSLGPPVVTLDYGLLMTTIRYRPLQHSSSTYSVIAKAVPIKDCASPEPDDYY